In Topomyia yanbarensis strain Yona2022 chromosome 2, ASM3024719v1, whole genome shotgun sequence, one DNA window encodes the following:
- the LOC131684017 gene encoding vacuolar protein sorting-associated protein 16B → MESKDDEYWNDTANKSFNFDDDEVAVLEIPSTNRQSLFGEGTASEVNYCSVQNELPLHMIISDANLADVLADQSRNEKALPKGISLDEEVKLLRKKLQQFSYAPSTGAVLAMLILGKPCSLEMFRSLHEKEELLDEAIASGNGNAIMKVVLFLERTLKKKLFYRLLQTRPEAVSHYVNYMSIRLRVTECTDLLVFLGRHHEASLLQFSIYVRSTTNIEFKRQRLKKIYADYFSQPGANVFYAQLVANYINLIEFQIAEQHSNSSTVGSILDSSVLNTLFYVCGKYKWGDTSLQTNENPFKLVEAHQVAQSQFEWIALNERAKRQAWLDFEYIFEKKAWLILKQKSFNIHIPLDKTILRLFALHAPDPVLSNFLGKVEDPQRRLALAKKVNAKKAIVDALVALKDRTELESYRNTLDAGTEERFYAENAIKSLNNKWKSDAIKLIK, encoded by the exons TTCGATGATGATGAG GTGGCAGTCTTGGAAATTCCTAGCACTAACCGGCAAAGCCTTTTTGGCGAAGGCACCGCTTCGGAAGTGAATTACTGCAGTGTTCAAAACGAACTTCCACTGCATATGATCATTTCCGATGCAAATTTAGCTGACGTGCTAGCGGATCAATCGCGAAACGAAAAGGCTCTGCCCAAAGGAATAAGCCTGGATGAGGAGGTAAAACTGCTCAGGAAAAAGTTGCAGCAATTTAGCTATGCTCCATCGACTGGTGCGGTGCTGGCAATGCTGATACTAGGGAAGCCCTGTTCATTGGAAATGTTTCGTTCGTTACATGAAAAAGAAGAACTACTAGACGAAGCAATTGCTAGCGGGAACGGAAATGCCATTATGAAGGTGGTACTCTTTTTGGAACGGACGCTGAAAAAGAAGCTTTTCTATAGATTGCTCCAGACTCGTCCCGAAGCTGTCAGTCATTATGTGAATTATATGTCGATACGGCTGAGGGTTACCGAGTGTACGGATCTGCTGGT GTTCCTTGGCAGACATCACGAAGCTAGC CTATTGCAATTTTCTATCTATGTTCGAAGCACAACAAACATTGAGTTCAAGCGACAAAGATTGAAAAAGATCTATGCTGATTACTTTTCACAGCCTGGAGCGAATGTCTTTTACGCTCAACTTGTAGCGAATTACATTAACCTGATAG AGTTTCAAATAGCTGAACAACATTCAAACAGTTCGACAGTCGGTTCCATTCTAGACAGCTCTGTGCTCAATACGCTATTCTATGTCTGTGGAAAGTACAAATGGGGAGATACTTCACTGCAGACCAACGAGAACCCCTTCAAGCTGGTAGAAGCGCACCAGGTAGCTCAATCGCAATTTGAGTGGATTGCTCTGAATGAACGAGCAAAACGACAGGCTTGGCTTGACTTTGAATACATTTTCGAAAAGAAAGCGTGGCTTATTCTGAAGCAAAAATCTTTCAACATACATATTCCGCTGGATAAAACGATTCTGCGTTTGTTTGCCTTACATGCACCGGATCCAGTACTGAGTAACTTTCTTGGTAAAGTAGAAGATCCTCAGCGAAGATTGGCATTAGCGAAAAAAGTTAATGCTAAAAAAGCTATCGTTGATGCACTGGTGGCTTTAAAGGATCGTACTGAACTAGAGAGCTATCGGAATACTCTGGATGCAGGAACAGAAGAGCGATTTTACGCTGAAAATGCCATTAAGTCGTTG AATAACAAGTGGAAAAGTGATGCCATTAAACTGATCAAATGA
- the LOC131684018 gene encoding copper homeostasis protein cutC homolog encodes MSPLLEICIDSFESALAAIRGGADRLELCAALSEGGLTPLIGLLREVRNFVLTNDYRTQLYAMIRCRRGSDFCYSDMEMKIMVHDLKLLAENGADGFVFGALTDGGEIHSEHCRLIVKETQAVGKPVTFHRAFDCTAVEKMVQNLKVIASLGFSTILTSGFERTAIEGVNNVARLVDITEEEEISIVIMPGSGITSANAKEIVQKTKCAAVHASARSTKKTGCSNALPMGSISKDDNGLLVCDENIVRAIKNLIVLN; translated from the exons ATGTCCCCACTGTTGGAAATCTGTATCGACTCGTTCGAATCAGCCTTGGCTGCCATACGAGGAGGTGCCGATCGTCTGGAACTTTGTGCCGCACTCAGCGAGGGTGGTTTAACCCCATTGATTGGACTACTCCGAGAGGTGCGGAACTTTGTGCTGACGAACGATTACCGGACACAGCTGTACGCGATGATTCGTTGCCGCCGGGGGAGCGATTTTTGCTACAGCGACATGGAGATGAAGATTATGGTGCATGATTTGAAATTGCTAGCCGAAAACGGTGCCGATGGTTTTGTGTTTGGTGCGTTGACCGACGGTGGAGAAATCCATTCCGAGCATTGCCGATTGATTGTGAAGGAAACACAGGCTGTTGGAAAACCGGTTACATTCCACAGAGCCTTCGATTGTACCGCTGTGGAGAAAATGGTGCAGAACCTAAAAGTTATTGCTTCACTAGGTTTCAGCACTATTCTTACTAGTGGCTTTGAACGTACAGCCATTGAAGGGGTGAATAATGTGGCCCGCTTGGTGGATATAACTGAA GAAGAAGAAATATCGATTGTCATTATGCCTGGATCTGGAATTACATCGGCTAATGCGAAGGAGATTGTCCAAAAAACAAAGTGCGCAGCGGTTCATGCGTCGGCAAGGTCAACAAAGAAGACTGGCTGCTCAAATGCACTCCCAATGGGTAGTATCTCTAAGGACGATAACGGTTTACTAGTCTGCGATGAAAATATTGTTAGAGCAATCAAAAATCTAATTGTTCTGAACTGA